A window of Acinonyx jubatus isolate Ajub_Pintada_27869175 chromosome B2, VMU_Ajub_asm_v1.0, whole genome shotgun sequence genomic DNA:
GGttctgagaagagaagagagaaggactgGAGTGCAGGCTTCCGCTGCGGCGCGCGAAACAGAGGGAGGGGAATAACATCTCCGGCGTCCGCTCGCGGTCCTCGCCGACCCGGCTGGGATGTGACGAAGCCCTCAGTGCTCGCCTCCCGCCCTCAGAGGTGCCCCCAGAGAGCGCACTGCGAGCCCACGGCTGGAGTCCCTTTGCCCGCAGCGCCGCGGGACGGGAGTGGCGAGGAGCCCCGGGGGCCGGTTCCCAGCTCGCACTCTTCGGAAAGAGCAGCTGGGGATCACCGCTTGCCTGGCGCTGGGCGCAACTCCGGGGCCAGCAGCGCGCTGCTGGACAGAGTCCCGCTTCCCGCCGGCTGACTCACCGGGATTGGGGGGACAGCGCCCGCCCACCTGCACTCCCTGTAGCCCAAGCTCCTCCGCACCCGCGCGGATACCCCACGCCGGGGGAGCTGAGCCCCGCGGCTCCCGGCCCCCCGCAGCGTCCTCGGACCCCATGGAGAACGCGCCCACCGCGGCTTCCTGAGTGCGGGCGCCGCCGCCGTCCAAACTGCGCGCTGGGGTCTTCCAACTCGTCCCTTTCCGGGGCGTCCGAGAGGCCGGGAAAGAGCGCACTATGAAGTCCGTTCTGTTCAGCCGCTTCTTCATCCTCCTGCCTTGGATCCTAATCGTCATCATCATGCTCGACGTGGACACGCGCAGGCCAGCGCCCCCGCTCACTCCGCGCCCCTACTTTTCTCCCTACGTGATGGGCCGCGGGGGCGCCCGACTGCCGCTCCGCAGGGTTGGTCCCGACAGCGGCCCCGGGCGCCGCTGGGTGAAGCGCAACGAGTCGCGGCCACAGCCACAGCCGCGGCCCGAGCCGCCTCTGCCCACCATCTATGCCATCACGCCCACCTACAGCCGCCCGGTGCAGAAAGCCGAGCTGACCCGCCTGGCCAACACTTTCCGCCAGGTGGCGCAGCTGCACTGGATCCTGGTGGAGGACGCGGCGGCGCGCAGCGAGCTGGTGAGCCGCTTCCTGGCGCGGGCCGGGCTGCCCAGCACGCACCTGCACGTGCCCACGCCGCGGCGCTACAAGAGGCCGGGACTGCCGCGCGCCACGGAGCAGCGCAACGCGGGTCTCGCCTGGTTGCGCCAGAGGCACCAGCACCAGCGCGCGCAGCCCGGCGTGCTCTTTTTCGCCGACGACGACAACACCTACAGTCTGGAGCTGTTCCAGGAGGTAGCGGCCGGCCCGCCTCagcttgggggcgggggtggggggacaggaccGGAGGGGGCCTCGGccggcccggctgcagctgcacTTGTGAGTTCTCACTTCTCAGGGCCCCTTTCGGGACTACAGGTGGAGCGCGTTTCCGGGCCTCCTGCAACCTCCAATGGCCCTGGCTTCTTTACAcaaccgggggtggggggggggggcgctggtaGAGTATGGAGGAGAGGACCACAGTGGCCCAAGGGAGGGAGTGTGGCCAGGCGCTTTGCAGTCCACCTGGTCCCGAGATTGAGCCCAGGGAGTAGCACAGGTGAGGCGCGGGGGTATTTCCAGGATCAAGACTCTGACTGGCTT
This region includes:
- the B3GAT2 gene encoding galactosylgalactosylxylosylprotein 3-beta-glucuronosyltransferase 2 produces the protein MKSVLFSRFFILLPWILIVIIMLDVDTRRPAPPLTPRPYFSPYVMGRGGARLPLRRVGPDSGPGRRWVKRNESRPQPQPRPEPPLPTIYAITPTYSRPVQKAELTRLANTFRQVAQLHWILVEDAAARSELVSRFLARAGLPSTHLHVPTPRRYKRPGLPRATEQRNAGLAWLRQRHQHQRAQPGVLFFADDDNTYSLELFQEMRTTRKVSVWPVGLVGGRRYERPLVENGKVVGWYTGWRADRPFAIDMAGFAVSLQVILSNPKAVFKRRGSQPGMQESDFLKQITTVEELEPKANNCTKVLVWHTRTEKVNLANEPKYHLDTVKIEV